ACCGCGATTGATCCCAGTGTCGTGGATGCGGATGGCGTTTATCGCAAGGTCGGTTCCGCGCGCGTGTTCACATTGGAGCGCGATGCAATTGCCGCGGTCAAGGGCACGAGCGCGCGACCGGTCAAGGCGGGCGACATTATCGTGTTGATGGGCGCGGGTCCGATGGGCACGGGTATGGAAGAGACATACCAACTAACTGCGGCGTTGCGTCATTTGCCCGAAGGCAAACAGATCGCGTTAATCACCGATGCGCGATTCAGCGGCGTGAGCACCGGCGCGTGCATCGGGCACGTTGGACCCGAGGCGCTCGCCGGTGGTCCGCTCGGTCGCGTGCGCGATGGCGACACGATTCAAATCATCGTGGACCGCGTCAACCTGGTCGGGCGAATTGATTTGCTCGGCGGCGATGATGTGTTGGCGACGCGTCCGCCGCATCCCGATTTGCAACGCCACGCCGATTTGCCGGACGACACGCGCTTGTGGGCGGCGCTTCAAAATGTCGGCGGCGGAACCTGGGGCGGCTGTGTGTACGACGTGGACAAGATCATCAAACGGTTGAATGAATCTAACCGCGAAGGCGCAAAGGACGCCAAGATTTTATAATTGAGTCTGTGCGCCATCTGTCATTTCGAGGAGCGGAGCGACGAGAAATCTATCCGAATGTAGAGATTTCTCGCTTCGCTCGAAATGACACCAAATATCATTGAATTCTTTCTTCGCGCTCTTTGCGCCTTTGCGGTTCAATTTTTTTGATAAGGTAAACGATGAAACTAACACGACATCAAACGAACTCTGGCGCGCGCTGGGCGATGGATGGATTTTTTCTGCCGCCGAGTTTCGCGCTGAGCGCGCTCCTCGAATTGCGCCGCGATGCAATGATGCAATTGTTGGCGACGTTGCCGCGCGACGAATCCGCGAACGACGCATTGCTCGCGCCGATTGATGCGCTGCAAGAAGTGTGGGCGGCGGGCGTCACGTACTTGCGTAGCCGCGATGCGCGCCGCGCCGAATCCCAGGTCGCGGACGTGTACGAGCGCGTCTACGATGCGGCGCGTCCCGAACTGTTTTTCAAAGCGGCGGGCTGGCGCGTCGTTGGAACGGGAATGCCGATTCGCATTCGCGCGGACAGCCGCTGGAATGTGCCGGAGCCGGAATTGGTCATCGTGATCAATCGTCACCGCGAGATTGTCGGCTATTGCGCGGGGAACGATGTGTCGTCGCGTGACATTGAAGGCGAGAACCCGCTTTACTTGCCGCAGGCAAAAGTGTACACTGGCTCGTGTGCGCTAGGACACGGAATCGTGCTGTGTGACGCCAACGAAATCGTCAACGTGCCGGTGCGAATTCAAATCGAACGTGGCGGCGCAAAATTATTTGCGGGCGAGGCGACGACGGCGATGATGAAGCGCACGCTCTCCGAGTTGGCAGAGTACTTGACGCGCGAACTCGCTTTTCCGCACGGCGTTTTTCTGATGACTGGGACGTGCGTTGTGCCCGGCGATAATTTTTCGTTGCAGCCGGAGGATGTGGTGCGGATTCAG
The genomic region above belongs to Chloroflexota bacterium and contains:
- a CDS encoding fumarylacetoacetate hydrolase family protein; this translates as MKLTRHQTNSGARWAMDGFFLPPSFALSALLELRRDAMMQLLATLPRDESANDALLAPIDALQEVWAAGVTYLRSRDARRAESQVADVYERVYDAARPELFFKAAGWRVVGTGMPIRIRADSRWNVPEPELVIVINRHREIVGYCAGNDVSSRDIEGENPLYLPQAKVYTGSCALGHGIVLCDANEIVNVPVRIQIERGGAKLFAGEATTAMMKRTLSELAEYLTRELAFPHGVFLMTGTCVVPGDNFSLQPEDVVRIQVGEVRMENRVASYTSNV